GCTCACCCCCGCGGCCCTGTGCGACGAGCTCGTCGGCCAGGGCGCGACGGCCCTCCTCCTGCTGGTCGGCCACCCGGAACCGGCCGTACCGATCGTCCGGGCCGTCCGCAGTGACGAGCGGCTCGCCGGGATGCTGATGGGCGCCCCGGCCGGGCAGCCTGAGTTCGCCGAATGGGCGGAGCTGCTGGGCGGGGACGGCGCCACGATCCCGTTCCTGCGCTATCTGCCCGAGCGCCTCGGCCCGCACGGGGCGCGCGTCGGGGCGGCCCTGCGCGAGGGGCTGGGCGAAGCGCCCTCGTTCGTCGCCTTCGAGGGCTACGACACGGTGGCGGTCCTCGCCGATCTGCTGCGTGCGCACGGCACGGACCGCGCGGACCGGGCGCGTACCGCCGCGGCCTGGCCGCAGGTCAGCGTCGACGGCACCCGCGGGCGGATCGGGTTCTCCCGGCTGCCGGGCATCAGCGTGTGGCAGTGGGCCGGGGCGCCGCTCCAGGTGGCCGACCGGGATCCGGCGGACCCGTGCCGCTTCCGCGTGCTGCACACCGGCCGGGAGGCGTGAACCGGCTCGCCGCCGCTTGAGCGCGGGGTGCGGGTCACAGGGCCCTGCCTCACGGGCCCTGGAGCGCCTCCACCAGCTGGGGCAGCCGGCCGCCGGCCACGGCGAGCGCGAGGTGGTCGTGGTAGTCCCGGCTGCTGACGATCAGGCCGTCGCGGACCCGCAGCACCTGGATGTTGGCGGCCTCGAACCGGCGCCCGCTCACCCGGTGGTGCACCCGGTAGTCGAACTCGGCGACGATCACCTCCGGGTCGTCGGTCTCCCGGACGACCACGTTCGCCGGGGTCAGCTCCACCGGCGAGTGCTCCGCGACCAGCGCGAACCGCTCCCGGAGGACCGAGCGTCCTTCGAAGCGGCGCGGTCCGACCGGCTCGAAGACGGTCTCCACGACGGCGTCCTCGGCGTAGAGGTCGGCCAGCTCCGTGTACCGCCCGGCACCGATGCCGTCGATCAGTTTCTGGAAGACCTCGCGCGGCGACAGTGTGTGGGACATGACCAACCTCCAGCGGGGATCAGCGGATAGAATCGGACTAGCGACTCCGTTTTCACGATACGGACTGGAGACTCCGGTTGTCCAGAGTGGTTTTGCGTCGCGGGCGAAAGGCGGGATACGGATGGGTGGCGCTCAGGAGCGTCCGCTGAGGGCGGACGCGGCGCGCAACCGGGCCAGGCTGCTGGATGTCGCCACGGAGGTGTTCACCACCCGCGGCATCAGCGTGCCGACCGAGGAGATCGCGCGCACCGCCGGCGTCGGGGTCGGCACGCTCTTCCGGCACTTCCCGACCAAGGAAGCGCTGCTGGAAGCGGTCATGGTGCGCAGGCTGGAGGCGATGGCGGCCGAAACGGGGCGGCTGGCCGCGGGCGCCGATCCGGCCGAGGCCTTCTTCGCCTGCTTCCGCCTGGTGGTGGAACAGTCCGAGGGCAAGAACGAGTTCGCCCAGGCGCTCGCCGCCGCCGGGGTGGACGTGCACGCGTCCCTGCAGGGGCCGACCATGGAGATCAAGGCCGCGCTGGCCGGTCTGCTGACCGGCGCGCAACGGGCGGGAGCGGTCCGCCCGGAGCTGGGCATGCCGGAGTTCCTCGCCCTGCTGGCCGGGACCGGCAGGGCGATGGAACAGCTCGGCGCGGATCCGCAGCCCCGGGAGCGCGTCTTCGGTGTCGTGTTCGACGGGCTGCGGCCGCGCTGAGCGGGGTTCGGGGGAGCGCTTCAGGGAGTGCGGTTCACGGAGTGCGGTTCGGGGGTGCGGTTCAGGGGGTGCAGTTCAGGGTGCCCGCGCGGAGTGCGTGGCCGCCGTCGTTGGTGTCATCGGACCAGATGACCGGCTTGTGGCCGCCGGCGCAGGTGCTCTGGGGCGCGATGGCGAAGCCCTCGTTGTTGTAGTTGGGCATGCCGGTGGGCCGGTCGTAGGTGTGGGTGACCGCGAACCGCCCCTGGGCGTTGATGTCGAGGGTCGAGGTGCGGCCCTGGCAGCTGTCGTCGCAGGCCGCCCACAGGTGGCCGGTGGCGGGCTCGAACTCCAGGTCCATCACGGCGGGGAAACCGCCGGCGAAGGTGGCGACGCGGGTGTAGCCGCCGCCGGACAGGTCGAGGGCGTAGGCGTACACGGTGCCGTTGGCCTCGACTCCGGTGAAGAACAGGCCGCTGCCGTGGCCCGGGTAAGCGGCGGGGTCGTATGCGGCGCCCGTGTGCTCATCGCGGAAGCCGCGCGCGGTCAGGAAGGTGTCCGGGATCCACGCGATGCCCTCGGGTCCCGCGTTGGCGGGCAGGGTGGGCAGGTCCGGGGTGAGGTTCCACTCGCCGGTCGCGTTCAGCGTGGACGCCGAGGACGCGGTGTCGAAGCGCAGGATCTTCGGCATGCTGGTGGAGCTGTTGCCGTTGTCGCGCTCGGTGGCGACGAACAGGCCGTCGGGGGTGGCGACCACGCCCTCGGCGTCGGGGTCACCGCTGCCGTTGGCGTAGCGCAGGGCCTTGCCGGACGCCCAGCCGCCGGACGGGTCGGGGCCCCACGCCGCGCCGCCCGGCACGAGCCGGTAGAGCCTGCCCGGGCCGTTGTCCACCGCCCAGAGCACGCCCGCGCTCTCGAACGACAGGCCGCTGAGGTTCGTCCCGAACACGTTCGAGCCGTCCGCGATGGTGACCGCCGAACCGCCCGGCCACGCGGAACCCGAGGCCGTCCCGCAGGCGTTCGCCGCGCCCTTGGTCGGGGCGGTGGTGGTGGTGAAGGCGCCCGTGCCGTCCGGGCACCGCCCGTAGGTGGTGGTGGCGTGCGCGGTCCAGGTGTACGAGTCCACCAGGGTCGAGCCGTCCGCGAGGAAGAGCCGCGCCGCGTCCGAACTGCCCAGGCCGTACGACGCCTCGACGTCCAGTGCCAGGAAGGCGCCCGGGGCCAGCGAGGTGCCGGTGGAGATCCGGTAGGTGTGTGAGTCGTCGTTGTCCTTGACGATCCACCCGGAGAGATCGACCGCGACGGTCCCGGTGTTGACGAGTTCGACCCAGTCGCCCGGGCTGCCGCCGCTCGACTCGACCTCGTTGATCCGCACCGCGGACTGGGCCGGCGCCGAAGCCGAAATCGAAGCCGAAGCCGAAGCGGGTGCGCCGGGCAGAGCGAGGCCGAGGAGGGACAGGAAGACGGCGGCGAAGCGGATCCGTCCACGCCAGTGAGTACGCAAGGTGGCTGCTCCTTCTGCGAGGGCAAGCGTGCGGGAGCGCGTGTACGCTCCCGGCGCAGCGTCGGGCACACCGGCGGCCACGGGCTGAACACGCCGCGAACGGCGCGGGTATCTCACGGAACGAGGGCTTCGCCGCCGTCACGGGCTACCGCGCGTCCACCACCGAGAGGAGTTTGCCGCTGGTCGGGCTGCGGTCCAGTGACGGGCCGTCGACCGCCTCGACCAGCAGGTCCAGCAGCCGCTCCGCCACCGCGGAGCGCAGCTCCGGGTACCCGGCCAGGAAGACCTCCCGCAGCCGCTCCGGATCCGTCGACGCGGTCCGCTCGACGCGTACGGTGAGCCGCTCGCGTACGTCCGTGGCGTCGAGCCGGATCTGCAACTCACCCCGGTGGCCGCCCTCTTCCTCGGCCAGCGACAAGAAGCGGCGGAGGTTGAGGAAGTACGTCGCCACCCGCATCACGTCGCCGGTGCGCCCCTTCAGCTCGAAGCGCGGCGCGTGCCGCCCGCACGGGCAGCGGCCCGGGAGTTCCCGGCCGAGGTCGCCGATCACGTACCGGCCCAGCTGCTGGCCGCGCCGGGCGTGCGTGGTGAAGACCAGCCGGCCCGTCTCGCCCGGGGACACCGGCCGGTCCTCGGCCAGGTCCAGGATCTCCAGGGTGTGCAGGTCGGCGTGCAGGTGGTGGACACCGCCGGAACTCTCGGTGCACTGGTAGCCGAGCGGGCCGAGGTCGGTGCTGCCGTAGGTGATCGAGCGGATGACCTCGATGCCGAAATCGGCCTTCAGCACCCGCTGTTGCTCCGCCGTGAAGTGCTCGCCGCCGTAGAAGACCTTGCGTAGGCCGCCGTAGGCGCGCAGCGCGTCCGCCTCCGCGTGCAGCAGCTGCCACAGGTAGGAGGGCATCCCGAAGAGGGTGTCGGCCCCGTGGTCGATCAGCGCCTGCGCCGTCGCCCGGTGGTCGGGGCCCGCGGACAGGGGCAGTTGCACCCCGCCGAGCCGTTCCAGTACGGAGAAGAAGCTGATGAAGCTGCCGTACATGGCGCCGCAGTAGAAGAGGTTGGCGGTACGGTCCCCGACCGGGTCGTACCCGGCGGCGAGCAGCCCGCGGGCCGCGGCGTGCATCTGGGTGTCGTAGTCGTCGTAACTGAAGACCGACAGGGCCGGGGCGCCGGTGCTGCCGCCGCTGCGGAAGAACAACTCCGCGTCGGACCGGGCCAGTTCGTCGTGGCCCCGCTCCTGGACGTCCTCCTTGCCCAGCAACGGGCCCGCGGGGGGCGGCAGGACGACGGGGCGGGCCAGGTCGTCCAGGCAGGCGGTGGTGGCGAAGCGGTCCGGGTCCGCCTGGACCGCGACGCGACGGCTGTAGCGCTGGAGGGCGTACACGCCGTCGTGCGGCTCGCCCGCGTAGCTCTCCAGCATGGCGCCGACCGGAGTGACGCGGGTGACGCCCGCGGCCAGGGCGGTGCGGGAGAGTTCGGCGATGTCGGTCCGGCTGCCCGCGAGGCCCGCCGTCTGGAGGTAGCGGCGCATCGGGCGCAGGGTCGCGATGAGCCGCTTGCGGGGCAGCGGTTTCACCCACACGCTGCGGTGCAGCGGCGAGGCGGTGAGCGGGGACCTGGTGTCGGCCATCACCCGCCACGAACCGTCGGGCGCGGCGAACACCCGGGTCAGGCCCAGGTGTTCCTCCAGCCGGGCCATCAGCTCGGTGGTGGTGAGTTCGGCGTCCTCGGCCGGATCCGCGGCGCCCGCCGACGCGGGGGCGGCCGGCGGCCGGGCCGCCGCCAGGACGGAGGCGAACCGCTCGGCGAAGGCGAACACCTCCTGCACGTCCTCGGTGTCGAGGTAGACCACCTGGGGGCTGGAGCACGCCTGCTGCTCGTACAGGCACACGTCGTGCGCGAGCGCGTCGAGCGTCCCCGCATCGGACCACGCGTCGCGCGTCAGGTACGCGAAGGAGATCCGGTGCCCCCACTCCACCAGCCTGCAGCCGGGCGGCACATGGGCCGCCATCCCCGCGACGGCGCCCTCCCCGCCCCAGACGGCGACGGCGTCCGCGGGCGCGCACATCAGCCGCAGCCACTCCTGCCGGGAGGACGGGAAGCGCAGGACGACGACGCGCGCGGCCAGTGCGCCGCTGGGGTCCAGGTCCGCCAGCTCGGCCATCACGTGCTGGGTCAGGAGGGTGTCGGCGCTGCTGGTCTTCAGGACATTGACGTTTCCGGCGAGCAGGCCCTCGACGAGGCTCAGCGGAGCGACCGTCGCGGCGTTGCCCGGGGCGATGTGGGCGACCAGGCCCACGGGCGCCCACGCCTCGTAGACCGTCTCGCGCGGATCGGCCCGGTTCAGCCGGCCCGGCGTCGCGCCGCCGAGTTCCCGGCGCAGCTTGCGGGTCAGCTCCCGCCGGTCGAGGGCGGCGCCCAGCTCGGCGAGGACGGCCGTGTCCTCCCCCTCGGGCAGGTGCGCGGCGAGCCGGGCGCGCACCGGGTGGGCGGGGTCGCGCAGGGCGGTGGCGAGGGCGTCGCAGGCGGCCAGGACGGTCTCGGTCTCCAGTACGGTGCCCAGCGCTGCCTCGACGGCGTCCGGCAGCCCGGCGAGGCGCCGCCCGGCCTCGGCGTCGCCGATGAAGGCGCCCTGCCAGAAGTGCTGTTCGGTCTCGGTCTGCGTCACGGTCACGCCATGCCCTTCATCAGTTCCGCTGCGGCCACCGCGCAGCTGCGGTTGCGGCTCACCCCGGCACGGCCGTGGACGGTGAACCAGGGGGTCTTCAGTGCGCAGCCGCAGGCCTCGCCGGGCTGGAGGGAGGCCAGGTCGCCCATGACCACGCTCTGCGCCGGTACCGAGGTGATGTACGGCGACACCAGGTGCAGGTAGCCCCGCTCCCCGTACGGCAGCGGCTCCAGCGTGCGGGTGGAGCGGATCGTCACCCGGGACCAGACGGGGGCGTGCAACCGGTGGTGGTCGCACTCGATGTACGGGATGCAGTGCTCCACCGAGCCGAAGGTGTCCCGGATCCGCTCGCCCGGGATGCCGAGCTGCTCGGTCACCCGGGCGTACAGCTCCTCCTTGCCGATGCGCCGGTCGGCGTGCCCCTTCCAGCCGCCGCCGAGGACGACGAGGGAGCCCTCGGGCAGGCGCAGCGGAGGCAGCCCCATCGCCCGCATCCGCTCCAGGGTGAAGAAGAGGAAGGCGGGGAAGCCGAGGATGCGCACCGGGGCGTCCTCCCGCTCGAAGCGGCGCAGCGCGGCGATGCAGCCGAAGGGGTCGAACTCGTGGTCGCCGCCGGTGTTGCGCAGCGCGTACTCGACGCTGCGCGCCGGGGCGAAATCGCACAGGTAGTTGTCGGTGAAGGCGGTCCCCAGGTTCAGCGAGGGGGCCGGTTCATAGCTGTACAGGAGGTAGTTGACCTCCTGGTCCGGGGTGATCCAGCCGTTGTGCTCGAAGATCCGGGCGACCATGCGCTGCGCGGAGCGGATCGTCCAGTGGTCGAAGAACATCTGCGACTTCTGGCCGGTGGTGCCGGAGGAGGTCAGGTGCAGTTCGACGTCCTCGCGCGGTACGGAGAGCACCTCGTGCCGCTTGAAGAAGTTCGCGTGGACCAGCGGCGCGCGGTAGGGCTCCGCCGGGGGAGTGGCCTCGTACAGCGAACGGAAGAAGGGGGAACGCCCGGTGTGCCAGGCGTTCGTCTCCGCCATGGCGGCGGCGAACAGCGCGTCCTCGGCGGGCCCGAAGGCGTACGGGTCGGTCAGGTCGCACAGCTGCTGTACGTGCGGCAGGAGGGCCGGGTCGGGTACGGCGACCGGCGCGAGATGGGGGTTCATGAGGCAACCTCGGATGGTGTGGGCAGGTGCGCCGCCGCCCAGGCGGAGGCGTAGCAGTCCAGATAGGGCTGGAGGGGCGGTTCGACGGCGACGCCGCGGAAGTCGATCCGCTCGCTGGAGCGGGACAGGACGGCGTAGTCGTGGAAGCCGTCGCCGTCCGCGCGCATCGCCGGGTAGAGGGCCCCGGCGACGAACCCGTGGGCCAGGAAGGCCGAGAGGGCCTCCGGCTGGGCGAGCGGGACCAGGGCCTCGACGTATCCGGCGCCCGCGCGGGCCAGGGCCCGGGTGACGGGTTCCAGGTACGCGGCCGCGGCGGCCGGGTCGGGGTGCGCGGTCAGCAGGGAGCAGTAGCCGCCGGCGCGGTTGAGGTAGGCGTACACCTCGAACCGGCCGTCGGCGGGGGTGAGGAGCACGTTCGGCGTGTGCAGCGGGTAGAACCAGCCCTCCGCGCCCGGGAAGTGCTCGCGGAAGCGGCGGTGCACGAAGGCGGGAGCCTCGATCAACTCCAGCCGCTCCACCTCGTCCTGGGGTGCGGGTTCCGGGAGCGGTCCGGTGGTGGACCGGACCCCGGGGTAGCCGATGCCGAGCGCGGTCCCGGCGGTGCGCAGCAAGGGCAGCAGCGGGGCCGGGACTTCGGTGACGGGGATCCGCCGGTCCAGCACCCCGGCGGAGTGACGCGCGTAGAGTGCGAGGCTTTCGCGGCTGCGGAGATCCACCGCGTTGGGCAGGATGCCCAGCGGGCGGAAGCCGTTGCGCGCGACGACGCGCTGCGGTCCGGCGCTGACGGTGCGCACGGTCGCGTACACCGAGTCCAGCCGCCCCGAGTCCAGCATCCCGGCGCACAACGCCCCGGTCAGGGCGGCGGCCAGGCCCGATGAGCGGTGCCCGGGATGTACGGCGATGCCCTCCAGGCGGCCGATCCGGCTGCCCGCCTCGCCGTGGATGGCGGCGGACGCGGTCAGGGCCCCGGTGGTCGGGCAGCGGCCGACGAGCCACAGGGAGTGCGGATCCTCGATGAGCCGCGCCATTTCGGCGGGGTCGGTGCCGAGGGCCACGGGGTAGTGAGGTCCGTAGACGGCGTAGTAGAGCTGGCGCAGTTCGGCGATGTCCGCGCGGACGGCGGGCGTGATGACCGGGGTGATGGCGGGGGTGATGGCCGGGGCGCCGACAGGCGTGTTGGTGGGGCTCACCGCTCGCCTCCGACGGGTTCCGGGGTCCGGTCCGGGGCCGCGTCCCCGGCGGCCGGCGGCTCGGGGGCGGGGGACCGGGAGCCGAGCAGGGCCAGTGCGCAGGCGGCGGGGACCAGGCCGATGCCCTGCACCAGGCACAGGGTCCGCGGCGAGACGAGGTCACCGGCGAAGCCGAACAGCAGCGAGGCCACCGGCAGGGAGGCACCCAGTACCGCCTGCATCACGGCGAAGAAACCGGGCTTGTCCGCCGGGGGCACCAGACGCTGGAAGAGGGCCACGAAACGGACGCTGACGGCCCCGGCACACCAGCCCGCCACCGCCAGGCAGCCCGCGATGACCGGGCGGTGCGCGAACAGGCCGGGCAGCGCCAGGGCGAGGGCCATCAGACCCAGGCACCAGGCCCCGGCGACCGTGGGCCGCCCCGGTACCCG
This is a stretch of genomic DNA from Streptomyces sp. NBC_00536. It encodes these proteins:
- a CDS encoding nuclear transport factor 2 family protein, with translation MSHTLSPREVFQKLIDGIGAGRYTELADLYAEDAVVETVFEPVGPRRFEGRSVLRERFALVAEHSPVELTPANVVVRETDDPEVIVAEFDYRVHHRVSGRRFEAANIQVLRVRDGLIVSSRDYHDHLALAVAGGRLPQLVEALQGP
- a CDS encoding TetR/AcrR family transcriptional regulator, which gives rise to MGGAQERPLRADAARNRARLLDVATEVFTTRGISVPTEEIARTAGVGVGTLFRHFPTKEALLEAVMVRRLEAMAAETGRLAAGADPAEAFFACFRLVVEQSEGKNEFAQALAAAGVDVHASLQGPTMEIKAALAGLLTGAQRAGAVRPELGMPEFLALLAGTGRAMEQLGADPQPRERVFGVVFDGLRPR
- a CDS encoding lamin tail domain-containing protein, with the translated sequence MRTHWRGRIRFAAVFLSLLGLALPGAPASASASISASAPAQSAVRINEVESSGGSPGDWVELVNTGTVAVDLSGWIVKDNDDSHTYRISTGTSLAPGAFLALDVEASYGLGSSDAARLFLADGSTLVDSYTWTAHATTTYGRCPDGTGAFTTTTAPTKGAANACGTASGSAWPGGSAVTIADGSNVFGTNLSGLSFESAGVLWAVDNGPGRLYRLVPGGAAWGPDPSGGWASGKALRYANGSGDPDAEGVVATPDGLFVATERDNGNSSTSMPKILRFDTASSASTLNATGEWNLTPDLPTLPANAGPEGIAWIPDTFLTARGFRDEHTGAAYDPAAYPGHGSGLFFTGVEANGTVYAYALDLSGGGYTRVATFAGGFPAVMDLEFEPATGHLWAACDDSCQGRTSTLDINAQGRFAVTHTYDRPTGMPNYNNEGFAIAPQSTCAGGHKPVIWSDDTNDGGHALRAGTLNCTP
- a CDS encoding acyl-CoA reductase, whose amino-acid sequence is MTVTQTETEQHFWQGAFIGDAEAGRRLAGLPDAVEAALGTVLETETVLAACDALATALRDPAHPVRARLAAHLPEGEDTAVLAELGAALDRRELTRKLRRELGGATPGRLNRADPRETVYEAWAPVGLVAHIAPGNAATVAPLSLVEGLLAGNVNVLKTSSADTLLTQHVMAELADLDPSGALAARVVVLRFPSSRQEWLRLMCAPADAVAVWGGEGAVAGMAAHVPPGCRLVEWGHRISFAYLTRDAWSDAGTLDALAHDVCLYEQQACSSPQVVYLDTEDVQEVFAFAERFASVLAAARPPAAPASAGAADPAEDAELTTTELMARLEEHLGLTRVFAAPDGSWRVMADTRSPLTASPLHRSVWVKPLPRKRLIATLRPMRRYLQTAGLAGSRTDIAELSRTALAAGVTRVTPVGAMLESYAGEPHDGVYALQRYSRRVAVQADPDRFATTACLDDLARPVVLPPPAGPLLGKEDVQERGHDELARSDAELFFRSGGSTGAPALSVFSYDDYDTQMHAAARGLLAAGYDPVGDRTANLFYCGAMYGSFISFFSVLERLGGVQLPLSAGPDHRATAQALIDHGADTLFGMPSYLWQLLHAEADALRAYGGLRKVFYGGEHFTAEQQRVLKADFGIEVIRSITYGSTDLGPLGYQCTESSGGVHHLHADLHTLEILDLAEDRPVSPGETGRLVFTTHARRGQQLGRYVIGDLGRELPGRCPCGRHAPRFELKGRTGDVMRVATYFLNLRRFLSLAEEEGGHRGELQIRLDATDVRERLTVRVERTASTDPERLREVFLAGYPELRSAVAERLLDLLVEAVDGPSLDRSPTSGKLLSVVDAR
- a CDS encoding LuxE/PaaK family acyltransferase, translated to MNPHLAPVAVPDPALLPHVQQLCDLTDPYAFGPAEDALFAAAMAETNAWHTGRSPFFRSLYEATPPAEPYRAPLVHANFFKRHEVLSVPREDVELHLTSSGTTGQKSQMFFDHWTIRSAQRMVARIFEHNGWITPDQEVNYLLYSYEPAPSLNLGTAFTDNYLCDFAPARSVEYALRNTGGDHEFDPFGCIAALRRFEREDAPVRILGFPAFLFFTLERMRAMGLPPLRLPEGSLVVLGGGWKGHADRRIGKEELYARVTEQLGIPGERIRDTFGSVEHCIPYIECDHHRLHAPVWSRVTIRSTRTLEPLPYGERGYLHLVSPYITSVPAQSVVMGDLASLQPGEACGCALKTPWFTVHGRAGVSRNRSCAVAAAELMKGMA
- a CDS encoding GNAT family N-acetyltransferase is translated as MSPTNTPVGAPAITPAITPVITPAVRADIAELRQLYYAVYGPHYPVALGTDPAEMARLIEDPHSLWLVGRCPTTGALTASAAIHGEAGSRIGRLEGIAVHPGHRSSGLAAALTGALCAGMLDSGRLDSVYATVRTVSAGPQRVVARNGFRPLGILPNAVDLRSRESLALYARHSAGVLDRRIPVTEVPAPLLPLLRTAGTALGIGYPGVRSTTGPLPEPAPQDEVERLELIEAPAFVHRRFREHFPGAEGWFYPLHTPNVLLTPADGRFEVYAYLNRAGGYCSLLTAHPDPAAAAAYLEPVTRALARAGAGYVEALVPLAQPEALSAFLAHGFVAGALYPAMRADGDGFHDYAVLSRSSERIDFRGVAVEPPLQPYLDCYASAWAAAHLPTPSEVAS